The segment GAATGCCGTCCGCCAGCCGCGCTGGTGCAACAGCTCTCCGACGTCGGATTCCGTAGCCACGGGTGGAAGTTCTCACGCCGACTCTGTCCGGGCGACTGAGATGTGTTGTGAATGGGTGGTGTGGTGGCAGCGGTTGGTTGTCAGCGGGTGACCGTGTTCGCGTACGACGGTTGCTGACTGCTCTGGGCGGCTGCATGGGCTGGAGCTGGGGTGGACGTCTGTTACGGCTGCTCGGTTTCTGATGACGTTGAGGGCAGGTTGTGCCATGGGTGTCCGCAGGCGTTCTTGCAGTGCGTCTGTCTGCGGCGGGTGTCGGCGACGGCGAACACGGAGACGAGGACGCGGAACGCTTTGACGTATTCGTCGGCGGGGAGGCCTGAGAATCCGTAGCGGGGTGGGTCCATGCAGATCATCACTGAGGGGTTCGCGGTGGGTTTCACCCCGGACCGGGCCACGCCGGCGCGGCCGTCCGCGGCGGTGATGTGTGCCTGCATCGCGTAGCCGCTGACCTGCTGTAGTACCTCCCGTTGGCCTGCCGGGGAGAGACCGGAGAACCAGGCAACCCCGTCGGCCAAGGTTCGGAGCTCCTGGGCGATCTCGTTGACGACCAGCTCGGTCTGGGAGCGGCCGTCCGTACTACTCGTCGCGGTCATCTCGTGATCATTCCATGGTCTCGGTTCAGGGCGAGGTGGCGGTCTGCAGTGGCTGTCATCAGGTGACCAGGCTGCTGCCATGGGCTGCTGGCTTCGTTCACTTCTAGGAACAGCGTTTGTCGATGAGTTCCGTCAGCAGTGGGCGATCAAGAGGGCCGCGGATGTTCATGAGTTTTGGTTCTGGCTCAACTTTTGTGGTGCGTCAACGCTCCGTGATTGTTGATCTTGGTCGTGTCTCTCGCAAGATCGTCCTGAAACGACTTGGGGCTGCCGTGCCGTGCCCGAGAGTTCGGAGCCGTGAACGAAGTG is part of the Streptomyces katrae genome and harbors:
- a CDS encoding DUF5958 family protein; this translates as MTATSSTDGRSQTELVVNEIAQELRTLADGVAWFSGLSPAGQREVLQQVSGYAMQAHITAADGRAGVARSGVKPTANPSVMICMDPPRYGFSGLPADEYVKAFRVLVSVFAVADTRRRQTHCKNACGHPWHNLPSTSSETEQP